The sequence below is a genomic window from Pleurocapsa sp. PCC 7327.
ACTAATTGCAACTCGTAACCGAGTTGTTTGGGAATGGTAACTGCTGGCGTGTGGCGATCTAAAAAATCGCAATTGAGCAGATCGTCAACTACGATTAAATTTCTTCCCTTCTCCTCGCTAGAAGGTTTTAGCGGCAAAGAACCGCCCACTTGCATCGAGTCTCGCAAAATACGATCGACTGTTTGAATTGCCGCAGGTTGTTCTAATTGTGAAATAAAGAATAAAGACTCTTTTTCTGTCTTATCGCGGAGGATTTTTCGTTTCGCTTGCCAAATTCTCTCTATGGATTCGTGAATTTTTGCTTCGCTCAAACGTCCCGATCGCACTGCGCGATCGACTGCTTCAATTGCGACTTCGGGATCTCCAGGCATTAACAAAATATCTGCTCCCGCTTCGACTGCCATCACGGCAACTTCTTCTGGCGAGGCATAGTTAGCAACGCCGCCCATAATCAGGGCATCGGTGACGATTAATCCGGCAAACCCTAACTGTTGTCGCAGTTGACCTGTGAGAATGGGTTGAGAAAGGGTTGCAGGACGATCTGAGTCCCAAGCAGGGATGAGTAAGTGAGCGCTCATAATGCTATCTACCCCTGCCGCGATCGCGCTTTGAAAGGGGGGTAACTCCACTTCTGCCAGTCGGGAGGCAGCATGAGGCAGGACGGGTAAATCTAGATGGGAGTCGGTAGCGGTATCTCCGTGCCCTGGAAAATGTTTAGCGGTGGTAAGGACGGGATAGGATTTTGCGCCTTCGATAAAAGCTGTTATAAGTTGACCGACGAGTTCGGGCGTATCCCCAAACGAACGAACGTTGATGACTGGATTATCGGGATTGTTATTGACATCGGCAACGGGAGCATAGATCCAATTAATGCCGATCGCTAACGCTTCTTGAGCGGTAATTGCGCCCATTTGGGTAGCATAATATTTGGCGCGATCGCGATCTTGCTCGGCAATCGCTCCGATTGCCATCGGCGGCGGAAACCATGTCGCACCCGCAAAGCTCTGTCCGACTCCTTCTTCAATATCCGCGCCAATGAATAAAGGAATCGTCGCCCAACTTTGTAACTGTT
It includes:
- a CDS encoding glycoside hydrolase family 3 N-terminal domain-containing protein, which produces MTDYLPDWTQLSLKEQIGQMVVVRASGYLFDRQIRYPAWEPPAAKLRYWLQTLNLGGVILLGGSAAEIALRSQQLQSWATIPLFIGADIEEGVGQSFAGATWFPPPMAIGAIAEQDRDRAKYYATQMGAITAQEALAIGINWIYAPVADVNNNPDNPVINVRSFGDTPELVGQLITAFIEGAKSYPVLTTAKHFPGHGDTATDSHLDLPVLPHAASRLAEVELPPFQSAIAAGVDSIMSAHLLIPAWDSDRPATLSQPILTGQLRQQLGFAGLIVTDALIMGGVANYASPEEVAVMAVEAGADILLMPGDPEVAIEAVDRAVRSGRLSEAKIHESIERIWQAKRKILRDKTEKESLFFISQLEQPAAIQTVDRILRDSMQVGGSLPLKPSSEEKGRNLIVVDDLLNCDFLDRHTPAVTIPKQLGYELQLVDQTTLNFVGDDPRKTLLQVFIRANPFRGIAGLTPQGRDFYEKLLRGGSIQGLIIYGSPYILEWFRSQLPSELPWIFSYGQIERAQAIATEVMFEPSKFAISVAKDTFQ